A DNA window from Bacteroidales bacterium contains the following coding sequences:
- a CDS encoding T9SS type A sorting domain-containing protein: protein MKSRIKYLSLLALLILFFSAKVFSQEWNWEWGKSISNKFSGTCLQVQECDFMNNLYSVCPYDSILFMPDTTFHHPEQYSGYRNNAAILINNTKGEFVTALDLYTLPGQHIFHANVRTDQELNLYIACSFTTRMFVQDTIINHCNGPYPSSPDGLIMKLNNQYKVVWATLIGGTLQDDINEYIVDKNGDMFILSEQTASFSSPTTVSFFEQDTVYSEQDFTSISKLDKDGNMLWRNDFFGELSSTHLVQGADEQLYFWGRSYSDIIYNGDTIYNPYSSQYTSDFISIINNNGIVTKLNFFDFPVYPYNMVVNEIGEFSLTGTVYDTVILSQDTIIIPDDEYYSFIGKFDTAFQPDWYYIIPKDDNQQMGVGKIKLIENNLIFVASTDGDFQIADTIVSNSYKSEAFVVELTEDGDLVNIIKSETTHDLISSYLIMDNCNNPIISGYYQGFSYFGLDTLDSFSYYFNDGFIAKLTRTEPEIINLGPDTIACDQYILTSPEEYEYYSWNDSITNQNWYMVTESGIYHFACSNEDGCWLYDTINIDIHPGFEINLGADTTIKENDTIIISIPDQYESYLWSDGSTSNTITIIGYDYGMGTFPIWVEVTDGPCIVADTIYVTIKSEFGIDEITNNEIHIFPNPFDDEITIELKPDYQSIEIYDLNGIAVFNIDIKQSNSKSKQVELGNLTRGIYILKIKSKEQNLIKKIIKI from the coding sequence ATGAAATCAAGAATTAAGTATCTTAGTTTGTTAGCTTTGTTAATCCTGTTTTTTTCAGCTAAAGTATTTAGTCAGGAATGGAATTGGGAATGGGGAAAAAGTATTTCAAACAAATTTTCAGGTACATGTCTTCAAGTACAGGAATGTGATTTTATGAATAATCTCTATTCAGTTTGTCCTTATGATTCTATACTCTTTATGCCAGATACTACATTTCACCACCCTGAGCAATATTCAGGTTATCGTAATAATGCCGCAATACTTATCAATAATACAAAAGGTGAGTTTGTTACTGCATTGGATTTATACACCTTGCCTGGACAACATATATTTCATGCCAATGTAAGAACAGATCAGGAATTAAATTTATATATTGCTTGTTCATTTACAACAAGGATGTTTGTTCAGGATACCATTATAAACCATTGCAATGGGCCATACCCATCTTCACCGGATGGACTAATAATGAAGCTTAATAATCAGTATAAAGTTGTTTGGGCTACACTGATAGGTGGAACTCTTCAAGATGATATTAATGAATATATTGTAGATAAAAATGGAGATATGTTTATTTTGTCTGAACAAACTGCCTCTTTTTCTTCACCTACTACAGTTAGTTTTTTTGAACAGGACACTGTTTATTCCGAACAAGATTTTACTTCTATTTCTAAATTGGATAAAGATGGAAATATGCTTTGGCGAAATGATTTTTTTGGTGAGTTATCAAGTACACATTTAGTTCAAGGCGCAGATGAACAATTATATTTTTGGGGTAGATCTTATTCCGATATAATTTATAATGGAGATACAATTTATAATCCTTATAGTTCTCAATATACATCTGATTTTATTTCAATTATCAATAATAATGGAATTGTAACAAAACTAAATTTCTTCGATTTCCCTGTTTATCCTTATAATATGGTAGTTAATGAAATTGGTGAGTTTTCTTTGACTGGGACAGTTTATGATACTGTTATTCTTTCTCAAGACACCATAATTATTCCCGATGATGAATATTATAGTTTTATTGGTAAATTTGATACAGCATTTCAACCTGACTGGTATTATATTATTCCCAAGGATGATAACCAACAGATGGGAGTAGGAAAAATAAAATTAATTGAAAATAATTTAATTTTTGTTGCAAGTACTGATGGTGATTTTCAAATTGCGGATACTATTGTATCAAATAGTTATAAATCTGAAGCCTTTGTTGTAGAATTAACTGAGGATGGAGATTTAGTCAATATCATTAAAAGTGAAACAACCCATGACCTCATATCATCATATTTAATAATGGATAATTGTAATAATCCTATAATCAGTGGATACTACCAGGGGTTTTCTTATTTTGGCTTAGATACTCTTGATTCATTTTCATATTATTTTAATGACGGTTTTATTGCAAAGCTCACCAGAACAGAACCTGAAATTATTAATCTCGGACCAGATACAATCGCTTGTGATCAATATATATTAACGAGTCCGGAAGAATATGAATATTACTCATGGAACGATAGTATTACTAATCAAAATTGGTATATGGTTACAGAATCCGGAATTTATCATTTTGCTTGCTCGAATGAAGATGGATGCTGGTTGTATGACACCATAAATATAGATATTCATCCTGGTTTCGAGATCAATCTTGGTGCAGATACTACAATAAAGGAAAATGATACAATTATTATTTCAATACCCGATCAATATGAATCGTATTTATGGTCGGATGGGTCAACTTCAAATACAATAACAATAATTGGATATGATTATGGAATGGGAACATTTCCAATTTGGGTTGAAGTAACTGATGGGCCATGTATTGTTGCTGATACAATCTATGTAACTATTAAAAGTGAATTTGGAATTGATGAAATTACAAACAATGAGATTCATATTTTTCCTAATCCATTCGATGATGAAATAACAATTGAATTAAAACCCGACTATCAAAGTATTGAAATTTATGATTTAAATGGAATAGCTGTCTTTAATATTGATATTAAACAATCAAATAGTAAATCAAAACAAGTCGAATTAGGGAATTTAACCAGAGGAATTTACATATTAAAGATTAAGTCAAAGGAACAAAATTTAATCAAGAAAATAATAAAGATTTAA